One Castanea sativa cultivar Marrone di Chiusa Pesio chromosome 4, ASM4071231v1 DNA window includes the following coding sequences:
- the LOC142631629 gene encoding ribonuclease J isoform X2: MKSAFRDGFAPSSALSSHQRMAAFGALSLCPYSLLCRPKYTTKRFVSCSVGSQTSSIDTRRSKVPRKRSGKMDGPRKSMEDSVQRKMEQFYEGSDGPPLRVLPIGGLGEIGMNCMLVGNYDRYILIDAGVMFPDYDELGVQKIVPDTTFIKRWSHKIEAVVITHGHEDHIGALPWVIPALDSRTPIFASSFTMELIKKRLKENGIFVPSRLRVFRTRRKFVAGPFEIEPIRVTHSIPDCCGLVLRCADGTILHTGDWKIDETPLDGKVFDREALEELSKEGVTLMMSDSTNILSPGRTISESVVANSLLRRISEAKGRVITTQFASNIHRLGSVKAAADLTGRKLVFVGMSLRTYLDAAWKDGKAPIDPSTLVKIEDIDAYAPKDLLIVTTGSQAEPRAALNLASYGGSHSLKLSKEDVILYSAKVIPGNESRVMKMLNRISEIGSSIVMGKNEGLHTSGHGYRGELEEILQIVKPQHFLPIHGELLFLKEHELLGRSTGIRHSCVIKNGEMLGVSHLRNRRVLSSGFTSLGKENLQLMYSDGDKAFGTSSELCIDERQRIASDGIIVVSMEILRPQNIDGMIENGLKGKIRITTRCLWLDKGKLLDALHKAAHAALSSLPVNCPLSHMERTVAELLRKMVRKYSSKRPEVIAIALENPAAVLSDEVNARLSGKSHVGYGISALRKVVDGHSEENQSDRMHTEDIANIQLENSLQKNLKGEGNELKRLLPEEDTIASSSSLAERPFSDSEDSDHFWKAFVTSSSPVDEVAKDNNGFVPRSKHVSMVEKDSVESGKDESSKPPNSSKPVKRNKWKPEEVKKLIDLRGELHSKFQVVKGRMALWEQISGSLLSDGINRSPGQCKSLWTSLVLKYEESKNGKESMESWPFFEDMSKILSN; encoded by the exons ATGAAATCGGCGTTTCGTGATGGTTTTGCTCCGTCGAGTGCACTGAGCTCGCATCAGAGAATGGCTGCCTTTGGAGCTCTCTCGCTGTGTCCGTACAGCCTCTTGTGCCGTCCAAAGTACACGACGAAACGTTTCGTTTCGTGCTCGGTTGGTTCTCAGACTAGTAGTATAG ATACACGTAGATCTAAAGTACCGCGTAAAAGATCGGGAAAGATGGATGGGCCAAGGAAAAGTATGGAAGACTCGGTTCAGCGCAAAATGGAACAATTTTATGAGGGGTCTGATGGCCCACCTCTCCGTGTTCTTCCAATCGGTGGCCTGGGTGAAATCGGGATGAATTGCATGCTTGTGGGAAATTATGATCGATACATACTGATTGATGCTGGTGTCATGTTTCCAGA CTATGATGAACTTGGAGTCCAAAAAATTGTACCTGATACCACATTTATCAAAAGATGGAGTCACAAAATTGAAGCAGTTGTTATAACACATGGCCATGAAGATCACATTGGTGCGTTGCCTTGG GTCATTCCAGCTTTGGATTCTCGTACACCAATTTTTGCATCTTCCTTTACAATGGAG cTTATTAAAAAGCGTTTAAAGGAGAACGGGATTTTTGTTCCTTCTAGACTTAGGGTATTTAGAACACGGAGGAAGTTTGTGGCCGGGCCATTTGAAATAGAGCCTATCAGGGTTACCCATTCCATTCCTGATTGTTGTGGATTAGTACTTCGCTGCGCTGATGGTACGATTCTTCATACTGGGGACTGGAAG ATTGATGAAACACCGTTGGATGGTAAAGTTTTTGATCGTGAAGCTTTAGAGGAACTTTCAAAAGAAGGAGTAACATTG ATGATGAGTGACTCAACAAATATTCTCTCTCCTGGAAGGACAATTAGTGAATCTGTAGTGGCAAATTCATTGTTGAGGCGTATTTCTGAAGCTAAGGGAAGGGTAATTACAACTCAGTTTGCATCAAATATACACCGCCTTGGAAGTGTGAAAGCTGCTGCTGATTTAACTGGCAGAAAATTG GTATTTGTTGGGATGTCCTTAAGGACATATCTGGATGCAGCTTGGAAGGATGGAAAGGCACCAATTGATCCGTCAACACTG GTGAAAATTGAGGATATTGATGCCTATGCTCCAAAGGATTTGTTGATTGTCACAACTGGCTCTCAA GCAGAACCACGAGCTGCCTTAAATCTTGCATCATATGGAGGTAGTCATTCTCTTAAACTGAGCAAGGAAGATGTAATATTGTACTCAGCAAAG GTAATCCCTGGTAATGAATCTCGAGTGATGAAAATGTTAAACCGGATATCAGAGATTGGATCGTCAATTGTAATGGGGAAGAATGAGGGCCTACATACATCTGGTCATGGATATCGAGGAGAACTG GAGGAAATACTTCAAATTGTGAAGCCACAACATTTTTTGCCCATACATGGAGAACTCTTGTTTTTGAAAGAGCATGAATTACTTGGAAGATCAACTGGTATTCGACACAGTTGT GTTATAAAGAATGGGGAGATGCTTGGGGTCTCTCATTTGAGAAATAGAAGAGTTCTTTCTAGTGGTTTCACTTCCCTAGGGAAAGAGAATTTGCAG TTGATGTATAGTGATGGCGATAAAGCATTTGGTACATCATCAGAACTTTGCATTGATGAGAGACAAAGAATTGCATCAGATGGCATTATAGTGGTCAG TATGGAAATTTTACGCCCTCAAAATATAGATGGTATGATAGAGAATGGCTTGAAAGGGAAGATAAGAATCACTACAAGATGCTTATGGCTTGACAAAGGGAAGCTTTTAGATGCACTCCATAAAGCCGCTCATGCTGCACTTTCAAGCTTGCCTGTGAATTGTCCTCTATCCCACATGGAAAGAACTGTGGCTGAGCTATTGAGGAAGATGGTAAGGAAGTACAGTAGTAAAAGGCCTGAAGTCATTGCCATTGCTCTAGAGAACCCTGCAGCAGTTCTTTCTGATGAGGTAAATGCAAGGCTATCTGGCAAATCCCATGTTGGTTATGGGATATCAGCATTGCGAAAAGTGGTTGATGGACATTCAGAAGAAAATCAGTCTGATAGGATGCACACAGAAGACATTGCCAACATACAGTTAGAGAActctttacaaaaaaatttgaaag GTGAAGGTAACGAACTCAAAAGACTTCTACCCGAGGAAGACACCATAGCTTCAAGTTCCAGCTTAGCAGAGAGGCCTTTCTCCGATTCTGAGGATTCAGATCATTTCTGGAAAGCATTTGTTACATCATCGTCACCTGTTGATGAAGTTGCAAAAGATAACAATGGTTTCGTTCCACGATCAAAACATGTCTCAATGGTTGAGAAGGACAGTGTTGAAAGTGGTAAAGATGAGTCCTCAAAGCCGCCAAATTCTTCCAAGCCTGTAAAACGAAATAAATGGAAACCTGAGGAGGTTAAGAAGCTAATTGATTTGCGTGGAGAATTGCATAGCAAATTCCAAGTTGTGAAGGGAAGAATGGCCCTTTGGGAACAGATATCTGGAAGCTTGTTGTCTGATGGGATCAATCGAAGTCCAGGACAATGCAAATCTCTATGGACATCTCTGGTTCTGAAATATGAG GAGAGCAAGAATGGGAAGGAAAGCATGGAGAGCTGGCCTTTTTTTGAGGACATGAGTAAAATTTTGTCtaattaa
- the LOC142631629 gene encoding ribonuclease J isoform X1 — MKSAFRDGFAPSSALSSHQRMAAFGALSLCPYSLLCRPKYTTKRFVSCSVGSQTSSIDTRRSKVPRKRSGKMDGPRKSMEDSVQRKMEQFYEGSDGPPLRVLPIGGLGEIGMNCMLVGNYDRYILIDAGVMFPDYDELGVQKIVPDTTFIKRWSHKIEAVVITHGHEDHIGALPWVIPALDSRTPIFASSFTMELIKKRLKENGIFVPSRLRVFRTRRKFVAGPFEIEPIRVTHSIPDCCGLVLRCADGTILHTGDWKIDETPLDGKVFDREALEELSKEGVTLMMSDSTNILSPGRTISESVVANSLLRRISEAKGRVITTQFASNIHRLGSVKAAADLTGRKLVFVGMSLRTYLDAAWKDGKAPIDPSTLVKIEDIDAYAPKDLLIVTTGSQAEPRAALNLASYGGSHSLKLSKEDVILYSAKVIPGNESRVMKMLNRISEIGSSIVMGKNEGLHTSGHGYRGELEEILQIVKPQHFLPIHGELLFLKEHELLGRSTGIRHSCVIKNGEMLGVSHLRNRRVLSSGFTSLGKENLQLMYSDGDKAFGTSSELCIDERQRIASDGIIVVSMEILRPQNIDGMIENGLKGKIRITTRCLWLDKGKLLDALHKAAHAALSSLPVNCPLSHMERTVAELLRKMVRKYSSKRPEVIAIALENPAAVLSDEVNARLSGKSHVGYGISALRKVVDGHSEENQSDRMHTEDIANIQLENSLQKNLKGEGNELKRLLPEEDTIASSSSLAERPFSDSEDSDHFWKAFVTSSSPVDEVAKDNNGFVPRSKHVSMVEKDSVESGKDESSKPPNSSKPVKRNKWKPEEVKKLIDLRGELHSKFQVVKGRMALWEQISGSLLSDGINRSPGQCKSLWTSLVLKYEETKNGKKSKKSWPYFEDMNRILSDLDVMAAK, encoded by the exons ATGAAATCGGCGTTTCGTGATGGTTTTGCTCCGTCGAGTGCACTGAGCTCGCATCAGAGAATGGCTGCCTTTGGAGCTCTCTCGCTGTGTCCGTACAGCCTCTTGTGCCGTCCAAAGTACACGACGAAACGTTTCGTTTCGTGCTCGGTTGGTTCTCAGACTAGTAGTATAG ATACACGTAGATCTAAAGTACCGCGTAAAAGATCGGGAAAGATGGATGGGCCAAGGAAAAGTATGGAAGACTCGGTTCAGCGCAAAATGGAACAATTTTATGAGGGGTCTGATGGCCCACCTCTCCGTGTTCTTCCAATCGGTGGCCTGGGTGAAATCGGGATGAATTGCATGCTTGTGGGAAATTATGATCGATACATACTGATTGATGCTGGTGTCATGTTTCCAGA CTATGATGAACTTGGAGTCCAAAAAATTGTACCTGATACCACATTTATCAAAAGATGGAGTCACAAAATTGAAGCAGTTGTTATAACACATGGCCATGAAGATCACATTGGTGCGTTGCCTTGG GTCATTCCAGCTTTGGATTCTCGTACACCAATTTTTGCATCTTCCTTTACAATGGAG cTTATTAAAAAGCGTTTAAAGGAGAACGGGATTTTTGTTCCTTCTAGACTTAGGGTATTTAGAACACGGAGGAAGTTTGTGGCCGGGCCATTTGAAATAGAGCCTATCAGGGTTACCCATTCCATTCCTGATTGTTGTGGATTAGTACTTCGCTGCGCTGATGGTACGATTCTTCATACTGGGGACTGGAAG ATTGATGAAACACCGTTGGATGGTAAAGTTTTTGATCGTGAAGCTTTAGAGGAACTTTCAAAAGAAGGAGTAACATTG ATGATGAGTGACTCAACAAATATTCTCTCTCCTGGAAGGACAATTAGTGAATCTGTAGTGGCAAATTCATTGTTGAGGCGTATTTCTGAAGCTAAGGGAAGGGTAATTACAACTCAGTTTGCATCAAATATACACCGCCTTGGAAGTGTGAAAGCTGCTGCTGATTTAACTGGCAGAAAATTG GTATTTGTTGGGATGTCCTTAAGGACATATCTGGATGCAGCTTGGAAGGATGGAAAGGCACCAATTGATCCGTCAACACTG GTGAAAATTGAGGATATTGATGCCTATGCTCCAAAGGATTTGTTGATTGTCACAACTGGCTCTCAA GCAGAACCACGAGCTGCCTTAAATCTTGCATCATATGGAGGTAGTCATTCTCTTAAACTGAGCAAGGAAGATGTAATATTGTACTCAGCAAAG GTAATCCCTGGTAATGAATCTCGAGTGATGAAAATGTTAAACCGGATATCAGAGATTGGATCGTCAATTGTAATGGGGAAGAATGAGGGCCTACATACATCTGGTCATGGATATCGAGGAGAACTG GAGGAAATACTTCAAATTGTGAAGCCACAACATTTTTTGCCCATACATGGAGAACTCTTGTTTTTGAAAGAGCATGAATTACTTGGAAGATCAACTGGTATTCGACACAGTTGT GTTATAAAGAATGGGGAGATGCTTGGGGTCTCTCATTTGAGAAATAGAAGAGTTCTTTCTAGTGGTTTCACTTCCCTAGGGAAAGAGAATTTGCAG TTGATGTATAGTGATGGCGATAAAGCATTTGGTACATCATCAGAACTTTGCATTGATGAGAGACAAAGAATTGCATCAGATGGCATTATAGTGGTCAG TATGGAAATTTTACGCCCTCAAAATATAGATGGTATGATAGAGAATGGCTTGAAAGGGAAGATAAGAATCACTACAAGATGCTTATGGCTTGACAAAGGGAAGCTTTTAGATGCACTCCATAAAGCCGCTCATGCTGCACTTTCAAGCTTGCCTGTGAATTGTCCTCTATCCCACATGGAAAGAACTGTGGCTGAGCTATTGAGGAAGATGGTAAGGAAGTACAGTAGTAAAAGGCCTGAAGTCATTGCCATTGCTCTAGAGAACCCTGCAGCAGTTCTTTCTGATGAGGTAAATGCAAGGCTATCTGGCAAATCCCATGTTGGTTATGGGATATCAGCATTGCGAAAAGTGGTTGATGGACATTCAGAAGAAAATCAGTCTGATAGGATGCACACAGAAGACATTGCCAACATACAGTTAGAGAActctttacaaaaaaatttgaaag GTGAAGGTAACGAACTCAAAAGACTTCTACCCGAGGAAGACACCATAGCTTCAAGTTCCAGCTTAGCAGAGAGGCCTTTCTCCGATTCTGAGGATTCAGATCATTTCTGGAAAGCATTTGTTACATCATCGTCACCTGTTGATGAAGTTGCAAAAGATAACAATGGTTTCGTTCCACGATCAAAACATGTCTCAATGGTTGAGAAGGACAGTGTTGAAAGTGGTAAAGATGAGTCCTCAAAGCCGCCAAATTCTTCCAAGCCTGTAAAACGAAATAAATGGAAACCTGAGGAGGTTAAGAAGCTAATTGATTTGCGTGGAGAATTGCATAGCAAATTCCAAGTTGTGAAGGGAAGAATGGCCCTTTGGGAACAGATATCTGGAAGCTTGTTGTCTGATGGGATCAATCGAAGTCCAGGACAATGCAAATCTCTATGGACATCTCTGGTTCTGAAATATGAG GAGACCAAGAATGGGAAGAAAAGCAAGAAGAGCTGGCCATATTTTGAGGACATGAATAGAATTTTGTCTGATCTTGATGTAATGGCAGCAAAATGA
- the LOC142631629 gene encoding ribonuclease J isoform X3 has product MAMKITLVIPALDSRTPIFASSFTMELIKKRLKENGIFVPSRLRVFRTRRKFVAGPFEIEPIRVTHSIPDCCGLVLRCADGTILHTGDWKIDETPLDGKVFDREALEELSKEGVTLMMSDSTNILSPGRTISESVVANSLLRRISEAKGRVITTQFASNIHRLGSVKAAADLTGRKLVFVGMSLRTYLDAAWKDGKAPIDPSTLVKIEDIDAYAPKDLLIVTTGSQAEPRAALNLASYGGSHSLKLSKEDVILYSAKVIPGNESRVMKMLNRISEIGSSIVMGKNEGLHTSGHGYRGELEEILQIVKPQHFLPIHGELLFLKEHELLGRSTGIRHSCVIKNGEMLGVSHLRNRRVLSSGFTSLGKENLQLMYSDGDKAFGTSSELCIDERQRIASDGIIVVSMEILRPQNIDGMIENGLKGKIRITTRCLWLDKGKLLDALHKAAHAALSSLPVNCPLSHMERTVAELLRKMVRKYSSKRPEVIAIALENPAAVLSDEVNARLSGKSHVGYGISALRKVVDGHSEENQSDRMHTEDIANIQLENSLQKNLKGEGNELKRLLPEEDTIASSSSLAERPFSDSEDSDHFWKAFVTSSSPVDEVAKDNNGFVPRSKHVSMVEKDSVESGKDESSKPPNSSKPVKRNKWKPEEVKKLIDLRGELHSKFQVVKGRMALWEQISGSLLSDGINRSPGQCKSLWTSLVLKYEETKNGKKSKKSWPYFEDMNRILSDLDVMAAK; this is encoded by the exons ATGGCCATGAAGATCACATTG GTCATTCCAGCTTTGGATTCTCGTACACCAATTTTTGCATCTTCCTTTACAATGGAG cTTATTAAAAAGCGTTTAAAGGAGAACGGGATTTTTGTTCCTTCTAGACTTAGGGTATTTAGAACACGGAGGAAGTTTGTGGCCGGGCCATTTGAAATAGAGCCTATCAGGGTTACCCATTCCATTCCTGATTGTTGTGGATTAGTACTTCGCTGCGCTGATGGTACGATTCTTCATACTGGGGACTGGAAG ATTGATGAAACACCGTTGGATGGTAAAGTTTTTGATCGTGAAGCTTTAGAGGAACTTTCAAAAGAAGGAGTAACATTG ATGATGAGTGACTCAACAAATATTCTCTCTCCTGGAAGGACAATTAGTGAATCTGTAGTGGCAAATTCATTGTTGAGGCGTATTTCTGAAGCTAAGGGAAGGGTAATTACAACTCAGTTTGCATCAAATATACACCGCCTTGGAAGTGTGAAAGCTGCTGCTGATTTAACTGGCAGAAAATTG GTATTTGTTGGGATGTCCTTAAGGACATATCTGGATGCAGCTTGGAAGGATGGAAAGGCACCAATTGATCCGTCAACACTG GTGAAAATTGAGGATATTGATGCCTATGCTCCAAAGGATTTGTTGATTGTCACAACTGGCTCTCAA GCAGAACCACGAGCTGCCTTAAATCTTGCATCATATGGAGGTAGTCATTCTCTTAAACTGAGCAAGGAAGATGTAATATTGTACTCAGCAAAG GTAATCCCTGGTAATGAATCTCGAGTGATGAAAATGTTAAACCGGATATCAGAGATTGGATCGTCAATTGTAATGGGGAAGAATGAGGGCCTACATACATCTGGTCATGGATATCGAGGAGAACTG GAGGAAATACTTCAAATTGTGAAGCCACAACATTTTTTGCCCATACATGGAGAACTCTTGTTTTTGAAAGAGCATGAATTACTTGGAAGATCAACTGGTATTCGACACAGTTGT GTTATAAAGAATGGGGAGATGCTTGGGGTCTCTCATTTGAGAAATAGAAGAGTTCTTTCTAGTGGTTTCACTTCCCTAGGGAAAGAGAATTTGCAG TTGATGTATAGTGATGGCGATAAAGCATTTGGTACATCATCAGAACTTTGCATTGATGAGAGACAAAGAATTGCATCAGATGGCATTATAGTGGTCAG TATGGAAATTTTACGCCCTCAAAATATAGATGGTATGATAGAGAATGGCTTGAAAGGGAAGATAAGAATCACTACAAGATGCTTATGGCTTGACAAAGGGAAGCTTTTAGATGCACTCCATAAAGCCGCTCATGCTGCACTTTCAAGCTTGCCTGTGAATTGTCCTCTATCCCACATGGAAAGAACTGTGGCTGAGCTATTGAGGAAGATGGTAAGGAAGTACAGTAGTAAAAGGCCTGAAGTCATTGCCATTGCTCTAGAGAACCCTGCAGCAGTTCTTTCTGATGAGGTAAATGCAAGGCTATCTGGCAAATCCCATGTTGGTTATGGGATATCAGCATTGCGAAAAGTGGTTGATGGACATTCAGAAGAAAATCAGTCTGATAGGATGCACACAGAAGACATTGCCAACATACAGTTAGAGAActctttacaaaaaaatttgaaag GTGAAGGTAACGAACTCAAAAGACTTCTACCCGAGGAAGACACCATAGCTTCAAGTTCCAGCTTAGCAGAGAGGCCTTTCTCCGATTCTGAGGATTCAGATCATTTCTGGAAAGCATTTGTTACATCATCGTCACCTGTTGATGAAGTTGCAAAAGATAACAATGGTTTCGTTCCACGATCAAAACATGTCTCAATGGTTGAGAAGGACAGTGTTGAAAGTGGTAAAGATGAGTCCTCAAAGCCGCCAAATTCTTCCAAGCCTGTAAAACGAAATAAATGGAAACCTGAGGAGGTTAAGAAGCTAATTGATTTGCGTGGAGAATTGCATAGCAAATTCCAAGTTGTGAAGGGAAGAATGGCCCTTTGGGAACAGATATCTGGAAGCTTGTTGTCTGATGGGATCAATCGAAGTCCAGGACAATGCAAATCTCTATGGACATCTCTGGTTCTGAAATATGAG GAGACCAAGAATGGGAAGAAAAGCAAGAAGAGCTGGCCATATTTTGAGGACATGAATAGAATTTTGTCTGATCTTGATGTAATGGCAGCAAAATGA